One genomic window of Streptomyces sp. NBC_01498 includes the following:
- a CDS encoding protein kinase domain-containing protein, which yields MTGPLLPGDPAALGSVRLLARLGAGGMGRVYLGRTEGGRLVAVKTVHAHLAADPHFRERFRREAAAARAVTGAHTAAVLDADPDSPVPWLATAYLPGVTLRRAVTATGPLGEAAVRSLGAALAEALTAIHGAGLVHRDLKPSNVLLTAGGPRVIDFGIARALGDHGMTEAGDIIGTPGFIAPEQITDSAPVSAAADVFALGAVLAYAATGRNPFGDGTVAILLYRAVHEEPDLTAVPGGTRELVAGCLRKEPGRRPSVAEVLERTADPGAPLWWREEPLRGLVEGADDDRPREHTAVVPTRPVTVAPAPRDAPRPNAGTDRADAHRARTERARRDEWRDERRRVRRRELARRGVLLTGATTLTGLLGASVVRGWGDPGGTPANTGDSAGPTLKGGSAKPGALRWSLTADAGAVDALLLSGSTLLLHSSLTGETTGHVRACATSDGSRRWQLSASARAPDRWGTVDGNLVAPDLGLPVVDIGSGKSRVTDDPTRGLLPEWTAVVDGALVSSYENDEDANELEAVDLRTGKRRWGQELGGLRPPAVLGRTMLLAATLGGRVLGVDARSAKTLWSYEGLYEGLKDGVRSGGDEALAVAALPDAGNFALLTSAGRLHLIRARGGEPVAVASEVYAVTPGATALGAAGGTGLLATAGSLRGFDPGTGRPRWTRPTLGVETGWPSGPGGLLGPVTAGALVLHWATADSLQALDTRTGEPRWTRRLTGVAKVPPVVVGATVYAASGDTCSALRLADGGPLRTWTLPGIIDGLAADASGWYGRIGTSAVRAYNGVDG from the coding sequence ATGACCGGCCCCCTGCTGCCCGGCGACCCCGCCGCGCTCGGCTCCGTACGGCTGCTGGCCCGGCTCGGCGCGGGCGGCATGGGCCGGGTCTATCTGGGCCGTACGGAGGGCGGCCGGCTGGTGGCCGTGAAGACCGTGCACGCGCATCTCGCGGCGGATCCGCACTTCCGCGAGCGGTTCCGGCGCGAGGCCGCCGCGGCCCGCGCGGTGACGGGGGCGCACACGGCGGCGGTGCTCGACGCCGACCCCGACTCCCCCGTGCCGTGGCTGGCGACCGCCTATCTGCCGGGCGTCACCCTGCGGCGGGCGGTGACCGCCACCGGGCCGCTGGGCGAGGCGGCCGTACGGTCGCTGGGCGCGGCGCTCGCCGAGGCACTGACCGCGATCCACGGCGCGGGCCTGGTGCACCGCGACCTCAAACCGTCCAACGTCCTGCTGACGGCCGGGGGTCCGCGCGTCATCGACTTCGGCATCGCCCGTGCCCTCGGCGACCACGGGATGACGGAGGCCGGGGACATCATCGGCACACCCGGTTTCATCGCGCCCGAACAGATCACGGACAGCGCGCCGGTGTCGGCGGCGGCCGACGTGTTCGCGCTGGGCGCGGTCCTCGCGTACGCCGCCACCGGGCGCAATCCCTTCGGGGACGGGACGGTGGCGATCCTGCTCTACCGGGCCGTCCACGAGGAACCCGACCTGACCGCCGTGCCCGGCGGGACACGGGAGCTGGTCGCCGGCTGTCTGCGCAAGGAACCGGGCCGGCGGCCCTCGGTGGCCGAGGTGCTGGAGCGTACGGCCGATCCCGGCGCGCCGTTGTGGTGGCGCGAGGAGCCGCTGCGGGGGCTGGTCGAGGGCGCGGACGACGACCGGCCGCGCGAGCACACGGCGGTGGTCCCCACGCGGCCGGTGACCGTGGCTCCGGCGCCCCGCGACGCGCCCCGCCCGAACGCCGGGACCGACCGGGCCGACGCCCACCGGGCCCGGACCGAGCGGGCCCGTCGTGACGAATGGCGTGACGAGCGGCGCCGCGTACGGCGCCGCGAACTCGCCCGCCGGGGAGTGCTGTTGACCGGAGCCACCACCCTGACCGGACTGCTCGGTGCCTCCGTCGTACGCGGCTGGGGAGATCCCGGCGGCACCCCCGCGAACACCGGCGACAGCGCCGGACCGACCCTGAAGGGCGGGTCCGCGAAGCCCGGCGCCCTGCGCTGGAGTCTCACGGCGGACGCGGGAGCCGTCGACGCCCTGCTGCTCTCCGGCTCCACCCTGCTGCTGCACAGCTCACTCACCGGGGAAACCACGGGGCATGTCCGTGCCTGCGCCACCTCCGACGGCTCCCGCCGCTGGCAGCTGTCGGCCTCCGCGCGGGCGCCGGACCGGTGGGGCACGGTGGACGGGAACCTCGTGGCACCCGATCTCGGGCTGCCCGTGGTCGACATCGGCTCGGGAAAGTCCCGTGTCACGGACGATCCCACGCGCGGGCTCCTGCCCGAGTGGACCGCCGTCGTGGACGGGGCGCTGGTCTCCTCGTACGAGAACGACGAGGACGCGAACGAGCTGGAGGCCGTCGATCTGCGCACCGGGAAGCGCCGTTGGGGCCAGGAGCTGGGCGGCCTGCGGCCCCCGGCGGTGCTGGGCCGCACCATGCTGCTGGCCGCCACGCTCGGCGGGCGGGTGCTCGGTGTCGACGCCAGGTCGGCGAAGACCCTGTGGTCGTACGAAGGGCTGTACGAAGGGCTGAAGGACGGGGTGCGGAGCGGCGGGGACGAGGCGCTCGCCGTCGCCGCGCTGCCGGACGCGGGCAACTTCGCGCTGCTCACCTCCGCCGGCCGGCTGCATCTGATCCGGGCGCGCGGCGGTGAGCCGGTCGCCGTGGCATCGGAGGTGTACGCGGTGACGCCGGGCGCCACGGCCCTCGGCGCGGCGGGCGGTACGGGGCTGCTGGCCACGGCCGGTTCGCTGCGCGGTTTCGACCCGGGCACCGGCAGACCGCGCTGGACGCGCCCCACGCTCGGTGTCGAGACGGGCTGGCCGTCCGGTCCCGGCGGACTGCTCGGACCGGTCACGGCGGGCGCCCTGGTGCTGCACTGGGCGACGGCGGACAGCCTCCAGGCCCTGGACACCCGGACCGGGGAACCGCGCTGGACACGGCGGCTGACGGGGGTCGCGAAAGTCCCGCCGGTCGTGGTGGGCGCGACGGTCTACGCGGCGTCCGGCGACACCTGTTCGGCGCTGCGGCTCGCCGACGGCGGGCCGCTCCGCACCTGGACACTGCCTGGCATCATCGACGGGCTCGCCGCCGACGCGTCGGGCTGGTACGGCCGGATCGGCACGTCGGCGGTACGGGCGTACAACGGCGTCGACGGCTGA
- a CDS encoding SDR family NAD(P)-dependent oxidoreductase: MNIPQNGRRILVTGASRGLGRAVSRAFAANGDRVAVHYGTRADDARRTLDSLDGTGHTLVGGDLSDPAGAARIADAAAEALGGIDVLVNNAAVNERHPLPTTSYEDWAASWQRHLSVNLLGTALLSHRAAHSMIDRGVAGRIVNIGSRGAFRGEPDHPAYGATKAAVHALGQSLAVSLAPYGIGVASVAPGFLTTERVADRLTGPEGGTIRSQSPFGRVATAEEIAAPVLWLASPESQWSSGTVLDLNGASYLR; encoded by the coding sequence ATGAACATCCCGCAGAACGGCCGCCGGATCCTGGTCACCGGTGCCTCGCGCGGGCTCGGCCGCGCCGTCTCCCGCGCCTTCGCCGCCAACGGCGACCGGGTCGCCGTCCACTACGGCACCCGCGCGGACGACGCGCGCCGCACCCTGGACTCCCTGGACGGGACGGGCCACACGCTGGTGGGCGGCGACCTGTCGGACCCGGCGGGAGCGGCCCGGATCGCCGACGCGGCGGCGGAGGCGCTGGGCGGTATCGACGTGCTCGTGAACAACGCGGCCGTGAACGAACGCCACCCGCTGCCCACCACCTCCTACGAGGACTGGGCGGCGAGCTGGCAGCGCCATCTCTCGGTGAACCTCCTCGGCACGGCCCTCCTCAGCCACCGGGCGGCACACTCCATGATCGACCGGGGCGTGGCCGGCCGGATCGTCAACATCGGCTCACGCGGCGCCTTCCGCGGCGAACCGGACCATCCCGCGTACGGCGCCACGAAGGCCGCCGTCCACGCGCTGGGCCAGTCCCTGGCCGTGTCGCTCGCGCCGTACGGCATCGGGGTCGCCTCGGTCGCGCCGGGCTTCCTCACGACGGAACGGGTGGCCGACCGGCTGACGGGCCCGGAGGGCGGGACGATCCGCTCCCAGAGCCCGTTCGGCCGTGTGGCGACGGCGGAGGAGATCGCGGCGCCGGTGCTGTGGCTGGCCTCCCCCGAGTCCCAGTGGTCGTCGGGAACGGTCCTGGACCTCAACGGCGCGTCGTACCTGCGCTGA
- a CDS encoding protein kinase domain-containing protein, whose protein sequence is MDQVGGYRLVALLGEGGMGRVHLGRAASGRLVAVKTVREHLAADPLFRERFRREAAAARSVAGPFTAAVLDADPEAVRPWLATEFCTGPTLTGAVSALGPPAPGELAALGAALAEAVAAVHAAGLVHRDLKPSNVVVTRDGPMVIDFGIARAAAEESLTGSGEIVGSPGFIAPELLTGAGEPGPAVDVFALGALLAYAATGHPPFGTGPVHQVLYRTTHGVPDLGGVPAGGPDAAYGWRELLGACLSREPGDRPTVAEVLSTCAGWTDGDPWWEREAMTGLIRRREEEIAALVAEAPPGTPSNTPDVPDESGVSEESDEAPAPGAADVTTTRAVAGAKSGTAVSGGRGADRRRFLRWGGAALAGAAAAGTVAWLASLTGNGDADGAESGASASPGPYARGRVLWTRDTGGARPLRHGGALYLVGTGALTRLDARSGAVVWSHRTDDITEAVPGPELVHVLRVSPYVGASVTTLDAANGAVRWSAETVRRNPRRPPELLGFGSDDMGDGTEGAFSVAAGVLCLVTYSSYATAWHRRTAPGATWRAYGYDARTGDALWFHQGGKAGVVGMHQAGGRIAVATARTSFSADGEENGEPLAVLRAADGTPERAIPGGSRRPEAHPGSRGVHHYAARGRLSAVDLATRRTLWSREPDGEADDVTITPAAVAGLVHSGTYDTLSALDAKTGRTRWSVTGVGPPEDGVPLVSGGLVYGVGRAPEGEETPDGRPAWGVHARNAATGALVWAAETGPATAVVTGPDPADSGEDADGESAESGGREGTAGAGLVHVSVDGVLSTFAAPEVRA, encoded by the coding sequence GTGGATCAGGTCGGTGGGTACCGGCTGGTCGCCCTGCTCGGGGAGGGCGGCATGGGCCGGGTCCATCTCGGCCGGGCGGCCTCCGGGCGGTTGGTGGCCGTCAAGACGGTGCGGGAGCACCTGGCGGCGGACCCGCTGTTCCGTGAGCGGTTCCGGCGGGAGGCCGCGGCCGCGCGCTCGGTGGCGGGCCCGTTCACGGCCGCCGTGCTGGACGCCGATCCGGAGGCCGTACGCCCGTGGCTGGCCACCGAGTTCTGCACGGGCCCCACCCTCACCGGCGCGGTCTCGGCGCTCGGGCCGCCGGCCCCGGGCGAACTGGCCGCGCTCGGCGCCGCGCTGGCCGAGGCGGTCGCGGCCGTGCACGCCGCCGGGCTGGTCCACCGCGACCTCAAGCCGTCGAACGTGGTCGTGACACGCGACGGGCCGATGGTCATCGACTTCGGGATCGCGCGGGCCGCCGCCGAGGAGAGCCTGACCGGAAGCGGCGAGATCGTCGGCTCGCCCGGGTTCATCGCGCCCGAACTGCTCACCGGGGCGGGCGAACCGGGTCCGGCCGTCGACGTGTTCGCGCTCGGCGCGCTCCTCGCGTACGCGGCGACCGGGCACCCGCCGTTCGGTACCGGCCCGGTCCACCAGGTGCTGTACCGGACCACGCACGGCGTTCCCGATCTCGGCGGGGTGCCGGCCGGCGGACCGGACGCGGCATACGGCTGGCGGGAGTTGCTGGGCGCCTGTCTCAGCCGGGAGCCCGGTGACCGGCCGACCGTGGCGGAGGTGCTGAGCACATGTGCGGGGTGGACGGACGGCGATCCGTGGTGGGAACGGGAGGCGATGACCGGGTTGATCCGGCGTCGCGAGGAGGAGATCGCCGCACTGGTCGCGGAAGCCCCGCCCGGCACCCCGTCCAACACCCCGGACGTGCCTGACGAGTCGGGCGTGTCGGAGGAGTCGGACGAGGCACCGGCGCCCGGCGCGGCGGACGTGACGACGACCCGCGCCGTGGCCGGTGCGAAAAGCGGCACGGCCGTGAGCGGGGGCCGGGGAGCGGACCGGCGGCGCTTCCTGCGCTGGGGCGGCGCGGCCCTCGCGGGCGCCGCGGCGGCCGGCACGGTCGCCTGGCTCGCCTCCCTCACCGGAAACGGCGACGCCGACGGGGCGGAATCCGGTGCCTCCGCCTCACCGGGTCCGTACGCGCGCGGCCGGGTCCTGTGGACGCGCGACACCGGCGGGGCCCGCCCCCTGCGGCACGGCGGGGCCCTCTATCTGGTGGGGACCGGGGCGCTGACCCGCCTCGACGCCCGGAGCGGTGCCGTCGTCTGGAGCCACCGGACCGACGACATCACCGAGGCCGTGCCCGGACCGGAACTGGTCCACGTGCTGCGCGTCAGCCCCTACGTCGGCGCGAGCGTCACCACCCTGGACGCGGCGAACGGCGCGGTGAGGTGGTCGGCCGAGACTGTGCGGCGCAACCCCCGCCGCCCGCCGGAGCTGCTCGGATTCGGCTCCGACGACATGGGGGACGGAACCGAGGGCGCGTTCTCGGTCGCCGCCGGTGTGCTCTGTCTGGTGACGTACTCCTCGTACGCGACGGCCTGGCACCGCCGGACCGCGCCGGGCGCCACCTGGCGCGCCTACGGCTACGACGCGCGCACGGGGGACGCCCTCTGGTTCCACCAGGGCGGGAAGGCGGGTGTGGTGGGGATGCACCAGGCGGGCGGGCGGATCGCCGTGGCGACGGCGAGGACGTCGTTCTCCGCCGACGGCGAGGAGAATGGCGAGCCGCTGGCCGTGCTGCGCGCCGCCGACGGCACGCCGGAACGCGCGATACCCGGCGGTTCGCGCCGCCCGGAGGCGCATCCCGGTTCGCGGGGTGTCCACCACTACGCGGCACGCGGCAGGCTGAGCGCGGTCGATCTGGCGACCCGGCGCACGCTGTGGAGCCGTGAGCCGGACGGGGAGGCGGACGACGTCACGATCACCCCGGCGGCCGTCGCCGGGCTCGTGCACTCGGGCACGTACGACACGCTGAGCGCCCTGGACGCGAAGACCGGCCGCACCCGCTGGAGCGTCACGGGCGTCGGCCCGCCGGAGGACGGCGTGCCGCTGGTCTCCGGCGGGCTCGTCTACGGCGTGGGCCGGGCGCCCGAGGGCGAGGAGACGCCCGACGGGCGCCCGGCGTGGGGCGTGCACGCGCGGAACGCGGCCACGGGGGCGCTCGTGTGGGCGGCGGAGACGGGACCGGCCACCGCCGTCGTCACCGGCCCGGACCCGGCGGACTCGGGCGAAGACGCGGACGGGGAGAGCGCCGAGAGCGGCGGCCGGGAGGGTACGGCCGGTGCCGGGCTCGTCCATGTGTCGGTCGACGGCGTCCTCTCCACCTTCGCCGCACCGGAGGTCCGGGCATGA